From one Luteolibacter sp. SL250 genomic stretch:
- a CDS encoding DUF4870 domain-containing protein — MQIHPAHGYGHPPAITPDERNMAMLCHLLSILTGFIGPLILWLVKKDESPFINHHGREALNFQITIFFAYLALFGLTMVLMIVFIGVLLIPLLIALPLLALVAEIMACMAANRGEWHRYPCCLRLF, encoded by the coding sequence ATGCAAATCCACCCCGCCCATGGATATGGCCACCCACCGGCCATCACCCCAGACGAACGGAACATGGCCATGCTGTGCCACCTGCTTTCCATCCTAACCGGTTTCATCGGGCCGCTGATCCTCTGGCTCGTGAAGAAGGACGAATCCCCATTCATCAACCATCACGGGCGTGAGGCGCTGAACTTCCAGATCACGATCTTCTTCGCCTATCTGGCTCTCTTCGGACTGACGATGGTATTGATGATCGTCTTCATCGGGGTGCTGCTCATTCCGCTCCTGATCGCCCTGCCGCTGCTGGCATTGGTCGCGGAGATCATGGCCTGCATGGCGGCCAACCGCGGGGAGTGGCACCGCTATCCCTGCTGCCTCCGCCTTTTCTGA
- a CDS encoding peptidase S10, translating to MKPALFLLLSTSLSFAQPEAEKKKEGAPPKEAPEKAIPKDPVTREDAVTIDGKRIPYRATTGKLQLKKDDGTPRASIFHVSYERTDVKDTTTRPVVFCFNGGPGSSAVWLHLGGIGPRRVELPGDGTAAPVPPVKVIGNEYSILDVADLVFIDPVTTGYSRAEKDTKDKEFHGVDEDVESVGDFIRRWVTEHGRWASPKYLLGESYGGVRAAGLSDHLQSRYGMSLNGVVMLSTLLDFRTIRSSQGDDLSYSVFLPAFTGTAHHHKKITGDRDQLIAESSRFAFDEYAAALIKGSSLEDASAKTVAEKLASLTGVPAKVWLEKKLRISPSEFRSELLRAERKIVGRFDARVAWDGADVTAAYADQDPSYSLAYGAFSTGMLAYLGNDLGWKEDQPYEILTSKVQPWRWGTDNEVLNLSGKLVEAVRDNPHLRILVMCGRTDLATPPEGMAYSVRQMLDLPEPLRKNISFTHYDAGHMFYLNPPDLVKCRVDLVKFLTPR from the coding sequence ATGAAACCCGCGCTTTTCCTGCTACTGTCCACCTCGCTTTCGTTCGCCCAGCCGGAGGCGGAGAAGAAGAAAGAGGGAGCCCCGCCGAAAGAAGCGCCCGAAAAGGCCATCCCGAAGGATCCTGTCACCCGGGAAGATGCCGTGACCATCGACGGCAAGCGCATCCCCTACCGGGCCACCACCGGGAAGCTCCAGCTCAAGAAGGACGACGGCACACCCCGCGCCTCCATCTTCCATGTTTCCTATGAACGGACTGATGTGAAGGACACCACGACCCGCCCGGTCGTCTTCTGTTTCAACGGGGGGCCAGGTTCGTCCGCCGTCTGGCTCCACCTCGGCGGCATCGGTCCGCGCCGTGTGGAGTTGCCGGGAGATGGCACCGCGGCCCCCGTCCCACCGGTGAAGGTCATCGGAAATGAATACAGCATCCTCGATGTGGCGGACCTGGTCTTCATCGATCCGGTGACGACCGGATACAGCCGCGCGGAGAAGGACACGAAGGACAAGGAGTTCCATGGTGTGGACGAGGATGTCGAGTCCGTGGGTGACTTCATCCGTCGCTGGGTCACGGAGCATGGCCGCTGGGCATCCCCAAAATATCTGCTGGGGGAATCCTACGGCGGAGTGCGTGCGGCGGGCCTCTCCGACCACCTCCAGTCACGCTATGGCATGTCACTCAACGGCGTGGTCATGCTCTCCACGTTGCTGGATTTCCGCACCATCCGTTCCTCGCAGGGGGATGATCTTTCCTACTCCGTCTTCCTGCCTGCCTTCACCGGCACCGCCCACCACCACAAAAAGATCACCGGTGACCGCGACCAGCTCATCGCCGAAAGTTCCCGTTTCGCCTTCGACGAGTACGCCGCGGCGCTCATCAAGGGATCATCCCTCGAAGATGCTTCTGCCAAGACAGTCGCGGAAAAGCTGGCATCCCTGACAGGTGTTCCTGCGAAGGTGTGGCTCGAAAAGAAACTGCGTATCAGCCCGTCCGAATTCCGCAGCGAGCTTCTGCGCGCGGAGCGCAAGATCGTCGGCCGCTTCGATGCCCGCGTCGCATGGGACGGTGCTGACGTCACCGCCGCCTACGCGGACCAGGACCCGTCCTACTCGCTCGCCTATGGCGCATTCTCCACCGGAATGCTGGCCTATCTTGGCAACGACCTGGGATGGAAGGAAGACCAGCCGTACGAGATCCTCACGTCGAAAGTCCAGCCGTGGAGATGGGGGACGGACAACGAAGTTCTCAACCTTAGTGGAAAGCTGGTGGAGGCCGTGCGGGACAATCCGCACCTGCGCATTCTGGTGATGTGCGGACGCACCGACCTGGCGACTCCACCGGAGGGCATGGCCTACTCCGTGCGCCAGATGCTGGACCTGCCTGAGCCCCTGCGGAAAAACATCTCCTTCACCCACTATGATGCGGGACACATGTTCTACCTGAATCCTCCCGATCTGGTGAAGTGCCGGGTGGATCTCGTCAAATTCCTCACCCCCCGTTGA
- a CDS encoding LysR family transcriptional regulator: protein MDWVPDLRQLRAFVAVVEEGSFTLAARRLFVTQSAVSHSLRTLEEQLMCKLLDRSGKRVALTVEGELLLKRCKRVIFELDQASRDLDGLRKWGQTRIRIGAPHSLCTFLVPSVLREFRDCFPRCEPVIEAGDTTVLLDRLSDVELDLVIGLKPRGRSDDGYRHMFTDRLAFVVSPFHPWVNDTNAVLATLTEQQFIIYAKATETHRLIEEWFEKKGGRGKKPLVLGDMAAIKEMARLGVGVGIVAPWIAAREIEDGTLRAVEIPEPGIEREWGVFHSSNREPSLVEEAFIGLCEMAFAAMHTNLSK, encoded by the coding sequence ATGGACTGGGTTCCGGATCTGCGACAGTTGAGGGCCTTCGTGGCGGTGGTTGAGGAAGGGAGTTTCACCCTTGCGGCGAGGAGGCTCTTCGTGACGCAGTCAGCCGTCAGCCACTCGCTGAGGACACTGGAGGAACAGCTCATGTGCAAGCTGCTGGACCGCAGCGGAAAGCGCGTTGCCCTGACTGTGGAAGGTGAGTTGCTCCTGAAGCGCTGCAAGCGGGTGATCTTTGAACTCGACCAGGCGAGCCGCGACCTGGACGGTTTGCGGAAATGGGGGCAGACCCGCATCCGGATCGGCGCGCCGCACAGTCTCTGCACCTTCCTCGTGCCCAGTGTTCTCCGTGAATTCCGCGACTGCTTTCCCCGTTGCGAGCCGGTGATCGAAGCGGGGGACACCACCGTCCTGCTGGACCGCCTGTCCGACGTGGAACTTGATCTTGTCATCGGCCTGAAGCCCCGTGGACGGAGTGATGATGGCTACCGCCACATGTTCACGGACCGCCTGGCGTTCGTGGTTTCCCCGTTCCACCCGTGGGTGAATGACACCAACGCGGTGCTGGCAACCCTGACGGAACAACAGTTCATCATCTACGCGAAGGCCACGGAGACGCACCGGTTGATTGAGGAATGGTTTGAGAAAAAAGGTGGGCGGGGAAAGAAGCCGCTGGTGCTGGGCGACATGGCAGCCATCAAGGAGATGGCACGGCTCGGTGTCGGTGTCGGCATCGTCGCTCCATGGATCGCAGCCCGTGAGATCGAGGACGGAACCTTGCGCGCGGTGGAGATTCCCGAGCCGGGGATCGAGCGGGAATGGGGGGTGTTCCACTCCTCCAACCGGGAGCCAAGCCTGGTCGAGGAGGCATTCATCGGTCTGTGTGAAATGGCGTTCGCCGCCATGCACACGAATCTTTCCAAATAA
- a CDS encoding alginate export family protein codes for MKDKVALLLLATPLLHAGTPASPPVETVKEEPWIKPLVDIRARYEFGDTDGLEPSHAFTIRERVGFKTKAFAGFSALIEGEFTQAIVDDYTSGDAGADPITPGNTVISDPESNELNQAYLQYAQFETTVRLGRQRIIYDNAAFIGNVGWRQNEQTFDALSVTSTWLDGLTFNYAYANRVNRIFGSEAIGTNQDVTGEIHMLNLSYTGIKGVTLGAYGYFMDFDAPDGWDNDTFGFTAKGTLAGLLLYGEFAWQNEAGAANDDDALYAHITATKTFGKQSVTLGMEHLGAGFQTPLATVHAFNGFADVFIGQRIGGTLPGLTDIYVSHTTPIFWGVKWTNTLHAYGDNEVSTALGWEYNSVLARKFNDNFSAIIEISHFESESALPTTTRASLGVTYTF; via the coding sequence ATGAAAGACAAAGTCGCACTGCTGCTGCTCGCCACGCCCCTCCTCCACGCAGGAACACCCGCATCACCGCCGGTGGAAACCGTGAAGGAGGAACCCTGGATCAAACCCCTGGTCGATATCCGCGCCCGCTATGAATTCGGCGACACGGATGGCCTCGAACCCTCCCACGCATTCACCATTCGTGAACGCGTCGGTTTCAAAACCAAAGCCTTCGCCGGGTTCAGCGCCCTCATCGAGGGTGAGTTCACCCAGGCCATCGTGGATGACTACACCAGCGGCGATGCGGGGGCTGATCCCATCACACCCGGCAACACCGTCATCAGCGACCCGGAATCCAACGAACTCAACCAGGCGTATCTCCAGTATGCCCAGTTCGAAACCACCGTCCGCCTCGGGCGCCAGAGGATCATCTATGACAACGCCGCGTTCATCGGCAATGTCGGCTGGAGGCAGAATGAACAGACCTTCGACGCGCTGTCCGTCACCAGCACCTGGCTCGACGGCCTGACTTTCAACTACGCCTACGCCAACCGGGTGAACCGCATTTTCGGATCCGAGGCCATCGGCACGAACCAGGATGTCACCGGGGAGATCCACATGCTCAACCTGTCCTACACCGGCATCAAGGGAGTCACGCTTGGAGCCTATGGATATTTCATGGACTTCGATGCGCCCGACGGCTGGGACAATGATACCTTTGGTTTCACCGCGAAGGGAACGCTCGCAGGCCTGCTCCTCTACGGTGAGTTCGCCTGGCAGAACGAGGCCGGAGCCGCCAATGACGACGACGCGCTCTACGCCCACATCACCGCGACCAAGACCTTCGGCAAGCAATCCGTGACCCTCGGCATGGAGCATCTGGGAGCCGGTTTCCAGACTCCGCTGGCCACCGTCCACGCCTTCAACGGCTTTGCGGATGTCTTCATCGGCCAACGGATCGGCGGGACATTGCCTGGCCTCACGGATATCTATGTTTCCCATACCACCCCCATCTTCTGGGGTGTGAAATGGACGAACACCCTCCACGCTTACGGAGACAACGAGGTGTCCACCGCCCTCGGCTGGGAGTACAACTCCGTGCTGGCGAGGAAGTTCAACGACAACTTCAGCGCAATCATCGAAATCTCACACTTCGAAAGCGAAAGTGCGCTCCCTACCACGACCCGGGCCTCGCTCGGCGTGACTTACACATTCTGA